The following are encoded in a window of Lawsonia intracellularis PHE/MN1-00 genomic DNA:
- a CDS encoding DUF1804 family protein, with product MSAYAPETKEAIRNEYITSRKTLAEVASSFNVALSTAARWKGEAKKLSDDWDILREHFFLVGSGMENITRQMFIEYVLQHKKILEEIQEDMDISTSTKVHMLAKLSSSLSKTVEASRHALPKTDRLATALDVMRKLVQFTQHRYPQHALYLLEILEPFGNILITEYGQ from the coding sequence ATGTCTGCATATGCTCCTGAAACAAAGGAAGCCATACGCAATGAGTATATTACATCCCGAAAAACTCTTGCAGAAGTTGCGTCTTCATTTAATGTAGCTCTGTCCACAGCAGCACGTTGGAAGGGAGAGGCAAAAAAACTTTCTGATGATTGGGATATCCTACGAGAACATTTTTTTCTTGTAGGAAGCGGTATGGAAAATATTACACGTCAAATGTTTATTGAGTATGTTTTACAGCATAAAAAAATCTTGGAAGAGATCCAAGAAGATATGGATATTTCTACATCTACTAAAGTACACATGTTAGCAAAATTGAGCTCTAGTTTATCAAAAACTGTTGAAGCAAGCCGTCATGCATTACCAAAAACAGATAGACTTGCTACTGCCCTTGATGTCATGAGAAAACTTGTACAATTCACACAGCATCGTTATCCTCAACATGCTTTATATCTTTTAGAAATCTTAGAACCATTTGGGAATATTCTTATTACAGAGTATGGTCAGTGA